Proteins from a genomic interval of Phaenicophaeus curvirostris isolate KB17595 unplaced genomic scaffold, BPBGC_Pcur_1.0 scaffold_59, whole genome shotgun sequence:
- the LOC138734126 gene encoding proline and serine-rich protein 1-like isoform X1 has protein sequence MLPGSRYLCLLFVPQFPHFGFPCPSFPNWGSRASVSPVRGLVPQFPFQSRVPPSLSEPDIPASRYLCLLSLPQFPHSGVLVPQFPQSGVSCLSFPISSSSIPLRAGHSRSQVSLPPSCASVSPLWGSRASVSPFGSLHPSQSRILQVPSISASLPCLSFPISGPSIPLRSRCSQVPCISASFSCLSFPTLGSHAPVSPVWGSCASVSLFWVPPSLSEPDAPGSRYLCLHSVPQFPQSGGSRASVSPAWGSRASVSPSRVPPSLSELDALGFQASLPPSCASVSPLWGSRASVSPFGSLHPSQSRILQVPSISASLTCLSFPILGPSIPLRSRCSQVPGISASFSCLSFPTLGSHAPVSPIGALVPQFPHLGSLHPSQS, from the coding sequence ATGCTCCCAGGTTCCAGGTATCTCTGCCTCCTtttcgtgcctcagtttccccactttGGGTTCCCATGCCCCAGTTTCCCCAATTGGGGctctcgtgcctcagtttccccagtcaGGGgtctcgtgcctcagtttcccttccaATCTCgggtccctccatccctctcagAGCCGGATATTCCAGCTTCCAGGtatctctgtcttctttctctgcctcagtttccccactctGGGGttcttgtgcctcagtttccccagtcaGGGgtctcgtgcctcagtttcccaatCTCGagctcctccatccctctcaGAGCCGGACATTCCAGGTCCCAGGTatctctgcctccctcctgtgcctcagtttccccactttGGGGttctcgtgcctcagtttccccattcGGGTCCCTCCATCCCTCGCAGAGCCGGATACTCCAGGTTCCTAGTATCTCTGCCTCCctcccgtgcctcagtttccctatttcaggtccctccatccctctcagATCCAGATGCTCCCAGGTTCCATGTATCTCTGCCTCCTtttcgtgcctcagtttccccactttGGGTTCCCATGCCCCAGTTTCTCCAGTGTGGGGctcttgtgcctcagtttccctattttgggtccctccatccctctcagAGCCAGATGCTCCAGGTTCCAGGTATCTCTGCCTCCattctgtgcctcagtttccccagtctGGGGGgtctcgtgcctcagtttccccagcttGGGGctcccgtgcctcagtttccccgtctcgggtccctccatccctctcagAGCTGGATGCTCTTGGGTTCCAGGCatctctgcctccctcctgtgcctcagtttccccactttGGGGttctcgtgcctcagtttccccattcGGGTCCCTCCATCCCTCGCAGAGCCGGATACTCCAGGTTCCTAGTATCTCTGCCTCCCTcacgtgcctcagtttccctattttgggtccctccatccctctcagATCCAGATGCTCCCAGGTTCCAGGTATCTCTGCCTCCTtttcgtgcctcagtttccccactttGGGTTCCCATGCCCCAGTTTCCCCAATTGGGGctcttgtgcctcagtttccccatctcgggtccctccatccctctcagAGCTGA
- the LOC138734126 gene encoding uncharacterized protein isoform X2, which yields MLPGSRYLCLLFVPQFPHFGFPCPSFPNWGSRASVSPVRGLVPQFPFQSRVPPSLSEPDIPASRYLCLLSLPQFPHSGVLVPQFPQSGVSCLSFPISSSSIPLRAGHSRSQVSLPPSCASVSPLWGSRASVSPFGSLHPSQSRILQVPSISASLPCLSFPISGPSIPLRSRCSQVPCISASFSCLSFPTLGSHAPVSPSGGSRASVSPAWGSRASVSPSRVPPSLSELDALGFQASLPPSCASVSPLWGSRASVSPFGSLHPSQSRILQVPSISASLTCLSFPILGPSIPLRSRCSQVPGISASFSCLSFPTLGSHAPVSPIGALVPQFPHLGSLHPSQS from the exons ATGCTCCCAGGTTCCAGGTATCTCTGCCTCCTtttcgtgcctcagtttccccactttGGGTTCCCATGCCCCAGTTTCCCCAATTGGGGctctcgtgcctcagtttccccagtcaGGGgtctcgtgcctcagtttcccttccaATCTCgggtccctccatccctctcagAGCCGGATATTCCAGCTTCCAGGtatctctgtcttctttctctgcctcagtttccccactctGGGGttcttgtgcctcagtttccccagtcaGGGgtctcgtgcctcagtttcccaatCTCGagctcctccatccctctcaGAGCCGGACATTCCAGGTCCCAGGTatctctgcctccctcctgtgcctcagtttccccactttGGGGttctcgtgcctcagtttccccattcGGGTCCCTCCATCCCTCGCAGAGCCGGATACTCCAGGTTCCTAGTATCTCTGCCTCCctcccgtgcctcagtttccctatttcaggtccctccatccctctcagATCCAGATGCTCCCAGGTTCCATGTATCTCTGCCTCCTtttcgtgcctcagtttccccactttGGGTTCCCATGCCCCAGTTTCTCCA tctGGGGGgtctcgtgcctcagtttccccagcttGGGGctcccgtgcctcagtttccccgtctcgggtccctccatccctctcagAGCTGGATGCTCTTGGGTTCCAGGCatctctgcctccctcctgtgcctcagtttccccactttGGGGttctcgtgcctcagtttccccattcGGGTCCCTCCATCCCTCGCAGAGCCGGATACTCCAGGTTCCTAGTATCTCTGCCTCCCTcacgtgcctcagtttccctattttgggtccctccatccctctcagATCCAGATGCTCCCAGGTTCCAGGTATCTCTGCCTCCTtttcgtgcctcagtttccccactttGGGTTCCCATGCCCCAGTTTCCCCAATTGGGGctcttgtgcctcagtttccccatctcgggtccctccatccctctcagAGCTGA
- the LOC138734145 gene encoding uncharacterized protein yields KPVPEPQKRDPRTPKPALEPQKRDPETPKPAPEPQKRDPRIPKPTPEPQKRDPRTPKPDPEPQKRDPEPPKPAPEPQKWDPETPKPAPEPQKWDPRTPKPAPEPQKRDPRTPKPTPEPQKRDPRTPKPAPEPQKWDPETPKTALEPQKWDPRTPKPAPEPQKRDPETPKLAPEPQKWDPETPKPAPEPQKWDPRTPKPPPNPRNGTPEPQNPPPNPRNGTPEPQNPPPNPRNGTLNPLNPPSNPRNGTLKPLNPPPNPRNETLKPPNLPPNPRNGTLKPLNSPLNPRNRIPDPQNLPRDPRNGTPEPQNLPPNPRNGTQNPKTRPRTPETGPRNPKTRPRTPEMRP; encoded by the coding sequence aaacccgtccccgaaccccagaaacgggaccccagaacccccaaacccgccctcgaaccccagaaacgggaccctGAAACCCCTAAACCCGCCCCTGAACCACAGAAACGGGACCCCAGAATCCCTAAACCCACCCCTgaaccccagaaacgggaccccagaaccccaaaacccgaCCCTgaaccccagaaacgggaccctGAACCCCCTAAACCcgcccccgaaccccagaaatgggaccctgaaacccctaaacccgcccccgaaccccagaaatgggaccccagaacccctaaacccgcccccgaaccccagaaacgggaccccagaacccctaaACCCacccccgaaccccagaaacgggaccccagaacccccaaacccgcccccgaaccccagaaatGGGACCCTGAAACCCCTAAAACCGCCCTCGAACCCCAGAAatgggaccccagaaccccaaaacctgcccccgaaccccagaaacgggaccctgaaacccctaaactcgcccccgaaccccagaaatgggaccctgaaacccctaaacccgcccccgaaccccagaaatgggaccccagaaccccaaaaccgcccccgaaccccagaaacgggaccccagaaccccaaaacccgcccccgaaccccagaaacgggaccccagaaccccaaaacccgcccccgaaccccagaaacggAACCCTGAACCCCCTAAACCCGCCCTcgaaccccagaaacgggaccctgaaacccctaaacccgcccccgaaccccagaaatGAGACCCtgaaacccccaaacctgcccccgaaccccagaaacgggaccctGAAACCCCTAAACTCGCCCTTGAACCCCAGAAACAGGAtcccagacccccaaaacctgccCCGGGACCCCAGAAatgggaccccagaaccccaaaacctgcctccgaaccccagaaacgggacccagaaccccaaaacccgcccccgaaccccagaaacgggaccccgaaaccccaaaacccgcccccgaaccccagaaatgagaccctga
- the LOC138734091 gene encoding uncharacterized protein, with the protein RTPKPTPEPQKRDPETPKLALEPQKRDPRTPKPTPEPQKRDPRTPKPAPEPQKRDPRTPKPTPEPQKRDPRTPKPAPEPQKRDPETPKPAPEPQKRNPETPKPALEPQKRDPRTPKPAPEPQKRDPETPKPAPEPQKWDPETPKPTPEPQKRDPRTPKPDPEPQKRDPEPPKPAPEPQKWDPETPKPAPEPQKWDPRTPKPAPKPQKRDPRTPKPTPEPQKRDPRTPKPAPEPQKWDPETPKTALEPQKWDPRTPKPAPEPQKRDPETPKLAPEPQKWDPETPKPAPEPQKWDPRTPKPPPNPRNGTPEPQNPPPNPRNGTPEPQNPPPNPRNGTLKPLNPPSNPRNGTPEPLNPPPNPRNETLKPLNPPLNPRNGTPEPLNPPPNPRNGTPEPQNPTLNPRNGTLNPLNPPPNPRNGTPEPQNPPPNPRNETLKPPNLPPNPRNGTLKPLNSPLNPRNRIPDPQNLPRDPRNGTPEPQNLPPNPRNGTQNPKTRPRTPETGPRNPKTRPRTPEMRP; encoded by the coding sequence agaacccctaaACCCacccccgaaccccagaaacgggaccctGAAACGCCCAAACTCGCCCTcgaaccccagaaacgggaccccagaacccctaaACCCacccccgaaccccagaaacgggaccccagaacccctaaACCTgcccccgaaccccagaaacgggaccccagaacccctaaACCCacccccgaaccccagaaacgggaccccagaacccccaaacctgcccccgAACCACAGAAACGGGACCCTGAAACCCCTAAACCcgcccccgaaccccagaaacggAACCCTGAAACCCCTAAACCCGCCCTcgaaccccagaaacgggaccccagaacccctaaacccgcccccgaaccccagaaacgggaccctgaaacccctaaacccgcccccgaaccccagaaatgggaccctgaaacccctaaacccacccccgaaccccagaaacgggaccccagaaccccaaaacccgaCCCTgaaccccagaaacgggaccctGAACCCCCTAAACCcgcccccgaaccccagaaatgggaccctgaaacccctaaacccgcccccgaaccccagaaatgggaccccagaacccctaaacccgcccccaaaccccagaaacgggaccccagaacccctaaACCCacccccgaaccccagaaacgggaccccagaacccccaaacccgcccccgaaccccagaaatGGGACCCTGAAACCCCTAAAACCGCCCTCGAACCCCAGAAatgggaccccagaaccccaaaacctgcccccgaaccccagaaacgggaccctgaaacccctaaactcgcccccgaaccccagaaatgggaccctgaaacccctaaacccgcccccgaaccccagaaatgggaccccagaaccccaaaaccgcccccgaaccccagaaacgggaccccagaaccccaaaacccgcccccgaaccccagaaacgggaccccagaaccccaaaacccgcccccgaaccccagaaacggAACCCTGAAACCCCTAAACCCGCCCTcgaaccccagaaacgggaccccagaacccctaaacccgcccccgaaccccagaaatGAGACCCTGAAACCCCTAAACCCGCCCCTgaaccccagaaacgggaccccagaacccctaaACCCacccccgaaccccagaaacgggaccccagaaccccaaaacccgaCCCTgaaccccagaaacgggaccctGAACCCCCTAAACCcgcccccgaaccccagaaacgggaccccagaaccccaaaacccgcccccgaaccccagaaatGAGACCCtgaaacccccaaacctgcccccgaaccccagaaacgggaccctGAAACCCCTAAACTCGCCCTTGAACCCCAGAAACAGGAtcccagacccccaaaacctgccCCGGGACCCCAGAAatgggaccccagaaccccaaaacctgcctccgaaccccagaaacgggacccagaaccccaaaacccgcccccgaaccccagaaacgggaccccgaaaccccaaaacccgcccccgaaccccagaaatgagaccctga